One genomic region from Streptomyces sp. NBC_01304 encodes:
- a CDS encoding Maf family protein translates to MSAPAQRRLVLASQSPARLGLLRQAGLAPEVIVSGVDEDAITAPTPSELARVLAEAKAASVASRPAAAGALVVGCDSVLELDGEALGKPADAEEATARWKAMRGRAGVLQTGHCVIDTATGRQTSATASTTVRFGEPSDAEIAAYVASGEPLYVAGAFTLDGRSAPFIEGIEGDHGNVIGISLPLLRKLLAELGVGITDLWTQN, encoded by the coding sequence ATGTCTGCACCCGCACAGCGCCGCCTCGTCCTGGCCTCCCAGTCCCCCGCCCGCCTCGGCCTCCTGCGCCAGGCCGGGCTCGCCCCCGAGGTGATCGTCAGCGGGGTCGACGAGGACGCGATCACCGCGCCCACGCCGAGCGAGCTGGCCCGGGTCCTGGCCGAGGCGAAGGCGGCCTCGGTCGCTTCCCGGCCGGCGGCCGCCGGGGCCCTCGTCGTCGGCTGCGACTCCGTGCTCGAGCTCGACGGCGAGGCGCTCGGCAAGCCCGCCGACGCCGAGGAGGCCACCGCCCGCTGGAAGGCGATGCGCGGGCGGGCCGGCGTGCTGCAGACGGGGCACTGCGTGATCGACACGGCGACCGGCCGGCAGACCTCCGCCACCGCCTCGACCACGGTCCGCTTCGGCGAGCCGTCGGACGCCGAGATCGCGGCGTACGTGGCGAGCGGTGAACCCCTTTACGTCGCCGGGGCGTTCACGCTCGACGGCCGCTCGGCACCCTTCATCGAGGGCATCGAGGGCGACCACGGCAACGTCATCGGCATCTCCCTCCCCTTGCTCCGCAAACTCCTCGCCGAACTGGGCGTGGGCATCACCGACCTGTGGACCCAGAACTGA
- a CDS encoding acetyl/propionyl/methylcrotonyl-CoA carboxylase subunit alpha: protein MRKVLIANRGEIAVRVARACRDAGIASVAVYADPDRDALHVRAADEAFALGGDTPAASYLDIAKVLAAAKDSGADAIHPGYGFLSENAEFAQAVLDAGLTWIGPPPQAIRDLGDKVAARHIAQRAGAPLVAGTPDPVSGSDEVVAFAEEHGLPIAIKAAFGGGGRGLKVARNLEEVPELYESAVREAVAAFGRGECFVERYLDKPRHVETQCLADSHGNVVVVSTRDCSLQRRHQKLVEEAPAPFLTEDQNNQLYTASKAILKEAGYVGAGTVEFLVGTDGTISFLEVNTRLQVEHPVTEEVTGLDLVREMFRIADGEELGYGDPEIRGHSFEFRINGEDPGRNFLPAPGTVTLFAPPSGPGVRLDAGVESGSVIGPAWDSLLAKLIVTGATREQALQRAARALGEFKVEGMATAIPFHQAVVVDEAFTSNPFKVHTRWIETEFVNEIKPFSTTPDVDAEDEAGRETIVVEVGGKRLEVSLPSSLGMTLARTGLAAGAKPKRRAAKKSGPAASGDTLASPMQGTIVKVAVEEGQEVAEGDLVVVLEAMKMEQPLNAHKAGTIKGLSAEVGASLTSGAAICEIKD from the coding sequence GTGCGCAAGGTGCTCATCGCCAACCGAGGCGAAATCGCTGTCCGCGTTGCCCGGGCCTGCCGGGACGCCGGGATCGCGAGCGTAGCCGTCTACGCCGACCCGGACCGGGACGCGCTGCATGTGCGTGCCGCGGACGAGGCATTCGCCCTGGGCGGTGACACCCCGGCGGCCAGCTATCTGGACATCGCCAAGGTGCTTGCCGCGGCGAAGGATTCGGGAGCGGACGCCATCCACCCCGGGTACGGCTTCCTCTCGGAGAACGCCGAGTTCGCCCAGGCCGTCCTCGACGCCGGCCTGACCTGGATCGGCCCGCCCCCGCAGGCCATCCGTGACCTGGGTGACAAGGTCGCCGCGCGGCACATCGCGCAGCGCGCCGGCGCCCCGCTGGTCGCGGGCACCCCCGACCCGGTCTCCGGGTCGGACGAGGTCGTGGCCTTCGCCGAGGAGCACGGCCTGCCCATCGCGATCAAGGCCGCCTTCGGTGGCGGCGGTCGCGGCCTGAAGGTCGCCCGCAACCTCGAAGAGGTCCCGGAGCTCTACGAGTCGGCGGTACGCGAGGCCGTCGCGGCCTTCGGCCGTGGCGAGTGCTTCGTGGAGCGCTACCTCGACAAGCCGCGCCACGTCGAGACCCAGTGCCTGGCCGACAGCCACGGCAACGTGGTCGTGGTCTCCACCCGTGACTGCTCCCTCCAGCGCCGCCACCAGAAGCTGGTCGAGGAGGCTCCGGCCCCGTTCCTCACCGAGGACCAGAACAACCAGCTGTACACGGCCTCGAAGGCGATCCTGAAGGAAGCCGGCTATGTCGGCGCGGGCACCGTCGAGTTCCTGGTCGGCACCGACGGCACGATCTCCTTCCTCGAGGTCAACACCCGCCTCCAGGTGGAGCACCCGGTCACCGAAGAGGTCACCGGCCTCGACCTGGTCCGCGAGATGTTCCGCATCGCCGACGGCGAGGAGCTCGGCTACGGCGACCCGGAGATCCGCGGCCACAGCTTCGAGTTCCGCATCAACGGCGAGGACCCGGGCCGCAACTTCCTGCCCGCCCCCGGCACGGTCACCCTCTTCGCCCCGCCGTCCGGCCCGGGCGTCCGCCTGGACGCGGGCGTCGAGTCCGGCTCGGTCATCGGCCCGGCCTGGGATTCCCTCCTCGCCAAGCTGATCGTCACCGGCGCGACCCGTGAGCAGGCGCTGCAGCGCGCGGCGCGTGCGCTCGGCGAGTTCAAGGTGGAGGGCATGGCCACGGCCATCCCGTTCCACCAGGCAGTGGTGGTCGACGAGGCCTTCACTTCCAACCCCTTCAAGGTCCACACCCGTTGGATCGAGACCGAGTTCGTCAACGAGATCAAGCCCTTCTCGACCACGCCGGACGTGGACGCGGAGGACGAGGCGGGTCGCGAGACGATCGTCGTCGAGGTCGGCGGCAAGCGCCTCGAGGTCTCCCTGCCTTCCTCGCTCGGCATGACCCTGGCCCGCACCGGCCTCGCCGCCGGCGCCAAGCCGAAGCGCCGCGCCGCGAAGAAGTCGGGCCCGGCCGCCTCCGGCGACACCCTGGCCTCGCCGATGCAGGGCACGATCGTCAAGGTCGCCGTCGAGGAGGGCCAGGAGGTCGCCGAGGGCGATCTGGTCGTCGTACTCGAGGCAATGAAGATGGAGCAGCCCCTGAACGCGCACAAGGCGGGCACGATCAAGGGCCTGTCGGCGGAGGTCGGCGCCTCGCTGACCTCCGGTGCCGCGATCTGTGAGATCAAGGACTGA
- a CDS encoding DeoR/GlpR family DNA-binding transcription regulator: MVRANGAVSLRELARVVQTSEVTVRRDVRALEAEGLLDRRHGGAVLPGGFTRESGFPQKSHLATAEKTAIADVAAGLVEEGEAIVVGAGTTTQELARRLARVPGLTVVTNSLLVAQALAHANRVEVVMTGGTLRGSNYALVGSGAEQSLQGLRVSRAFLSGSGLTAERGLSTSNMLSASVDRALVQAAAEVVVLADHSKLGTDTMFQTVPTDVITRLVTDEPAAHDERAATELQALADQGVQITVAGAAARGPGGSAGAERQARRDVPLPGQRRGGPPGPGGVAPQLRSAAGLGAPDPGESRAAARVADLRRR; this comes from the coding sequence ATGGTGCGCGCCAACGGAGCCGTTTCGCTCCGTGAGCTCGCCCGCGTCGTCCAGACCTCCGAAGTGACCGTACGGCGGGACGTGCGGGCACTGGAGGCAGAAGGACTCCTCGACCGCCGGCATGGCGGTGCGGTACTGCCGGGCGGCTTCACGCGGGAGTCCGGCTTTCCGCAAAAATCGCATCTCGCGACCGCGGAGAAGACGGCCATCGCCGACGTCGCCGCGGGCCTCGTCGAAGAGGGTGAGGCCATCGTCGTCGGCGCCGGTACGACCACCCAGGAGCTGGCCCGCCGGCTCGCCCGGGTCCCCGGCCTGACCGTCGTCACCAACTCGCTCCTGGTCGCCCAGGCGCTGGCCCACGCGAACCGCGTGGAAGTCGTCATGACCGGCGGCACGTTGCGTGGCTCCAACTACGCCCTCGTGGGCAGCGGTGCCGAGCAGTCCCTCCAGGGCCTGCGCGTCTCCCGCGCCTTCCTCTCGGGCAGCGGTCTGACCGCCGAACGAGGGCTCTCCACGTCCAACATGCTCTCGGCCAGCGTCGACCGCGCTCTGGTCCAGGCCGCGGCCGAAGTCGTCGTCCTCGCCGACCACTCCAAGCTCGGCACGGACACGATGTTCCAGACCGTCCCCACGGACGTGATCACGCGCCTCGTGACGGACGAGCCCGCCGCACACGACGAGCGCGCGGCAACAGAGCTGCAGGCCCTGGCCGACCAGGGCGTGCAGATTACTGTCGCCGGCGCCGCAGCCCGAGGCCCGGGCGGCTCCGCGGGCGCCGAGCGCCAGGCCCGCCGCGACGTCCCCCTGCCGGGGCAGCGGCGGGGCGGGCCGCCCGGCCCGGGCGGCGTCGCACCCCAGCTGCGGAGCGCGGCCGGGCTCGGAGCGCCGGACCCCGGGGAGTCCCGGGCGGCGGCTCGGGTGGCGGATCTTCGGCGGCGGTGA
- a CDS encoding NAD(P)H-quinone dehydrogenase: MEYVTRIVIIGGGPGGYEAALVAAQLGAEVTVVDCDGLGGASVLTDCVPSKTLIATAEVMTTFDSSYEELGIIVEDDTPHIDQAARVVGVDLGKVNRRVKRLALAQSHDITASVTRAGARVMRGRGRLEGMQSMDGSRKVIVRAADGTEETLTADAVLIATGGHPREIPDALPDGERILNWTQVYDLDELPEELIVVGSGVTGAEFAGAYQALGSKVTLVSSRDRVLPGEDPDAAAVLEDVFRRRGMNVMARSRAESAKRIGDRVEVALSDGRVISGTHCLMAVGAIPNSAGMGLEEAGVKLKDSGHIWTDKVSRTSAPGVYAAGDVTGIFALASVAAMQGRIAMYHFLGDAVQPLNLKTVSSNVFTDPEIATVGYSQADVDGGKIDARVVKLPLLRNPRAKMQGIRDGFVKIFCRPGTGIVVGGVVVAPRASELIHPISIAVDNNLTVEQIANAFTVYPSLSGSIAEVARQLHTRKSAGEG, translated from the coding sequence ATGGAGTACGTGACTCGGATCGTGATCATCGGTGGCGGACCCGGCGGATATGAAGCGGCCCTGGTGGCCGCCCAACTCGGCGCGGAGGTGACCGTCGTCGACTGCGACGGTCTGGGCGGGGCGTCGGTGCTTACCGACTGCGTCCCGTCGAAGACTCTGATCGCGACGGCCGAGGTGATGACCACCTTCGACTCGTCGTACGAAGAACTCGGCATCATCGTGGAGGACGACACTCCGCACATCGACCAGGCGGCCCGCGTCGTCGGCGTCGACCTCGGCAAGGTCAACCGCCGCGTGAAGCGCCTCGCGCTCGCCCAGTCGCACGACATCACCGCCTCCGTCACCCGCGCCGGCGCCCGCGTCATGCGCGGCCGCGGCCGCCTCGAGGGCATGCAGTCCATGGACGGCTCCCGCAAGGTGATCGTCCGCGCGGCCGACGGCACCGAGGAGACGCTCACCGCGGACGCCGTCCTGATCGCCACCGGCGGCCACCCGCGCGAGATCCCGGACGCGCTGCCGGACGGCGAGCGCATCCTCAACTGGACGCAGGTGTACGACCTCGACGAGCTCCCCGAAGAGCTGATCGTGGTCGGCTCCGGTGTGACGGGCGCCGAGTTCGCCGGCGCGTACCAGGCACTCGGCTCCAAGGTCACCCTCGTCTCGTCCCGCGACCGCGTGCTGCCCGGCGAGGACCCGGACGCCGCGGCCGTCCTGGAGGACGTCTTCCGCCGCCGCGGCATGAACGTCATGGCCCGCTCCCGCGCCGAGTCCGCCAAGCGCATCGGCGACCGCGTCGAGGTCGCCCTCTCCGACGGCCGCGTCATCTCCGGCACGCACTGCCTGATGGCCGTCGGCGCCATCCCCAACTCCGCGGGCATGGGCCTGGAGGAGGCCGGGGTCAAGCTCAAGGACTCGGGCCACATCTGGACCGACAAGGTCTCGCGGACCTCCGCTCCCGGGGTGTACGCGGCCGGAGACGTCACCGGCATCTTCGCCCTGGCCTCGGTCGCCGCGATGCAGGGCCGGATCGCGATGTACCACTTCCTGGGCGACGCGGTGCAGCCGCTGAACCTGAAGACGGTCTCCTCGAACGTCTTCACCGACCCCGAGATCGCGACGGTCGGCTACTCCCAGGCCGACGTCGACGGCGGCAAGATCGACGCCCGCGTCGTCAAGCTCCCGCTCCTGCGCAACCCGCGCGCGAAGATGCAGGGCATCAGGGACGGCTTCGTCAAGATCTTCTGCCGCCCGGGTACGGGGATCGTGGTCGGCGGTGTGGTCGTCGCTCCGCGTGCATCCGAACTGATCCATCCCATCTCGATCGCCGTCGACAACAATCTGACGGTGGAACAGATCGCGAACGCCTTCACGGTCTACCCGTCCCTTTCGGGTTCGATCGCCGAGGTCGCCCGTCAGCTGCACACGCGCAAGTCGGCCGGCGAGGGGTAG
- a CDS encoding gamma-glutamylcyclotransferase produces the protein MSLYAAYAGNLDPRLMSRRAPHSPLRATGWLNDWRLTFGGEHMGWEGALATIVEAPRSQVFVALYDIAPMDEESMDRWEGVGLDIYRRMRIRVETLEGEMPAWVYVLNGYEGGLPSARYLGELADAAESAGAPHDYVMELRKRPC, from the coding sequence ATGTCGCTCTACGCCGCGTACGCCGGCAATCTCGACCCGCGGCTCATGTCCCGCCGCGCCCCGCACTCGCCGTTGCGTGCCACCGGTTGGCTCAACGACTGGCGGCTGACGTTCGGCGGCGAGCACATGGGCTGGGAGGGTGCGCTTGCGACCATCGTCGAGGCGCCGCGCTCCCAGGTCTTCGTCGCGCTGTACGACATCGCGCCCATGGACGAGGAGTCGATGGACCGCTGGGAGGGCGTGGGGCTCGACATCTACCGGCGGATGCGGATCCGGGTGGAGACCCTGGAGGGCGAGATGCCCGCGTGGGTGTACGTACTGAACGGGTACGAGGGCGGCCTGCCGTCGGCCCGTTACCTGGGCGAACTGGCCGACGCGGCCGAGTCGGCGGGGGCGCCGCACGACTATGTGATGGAGCTGCGCAAGCGGCCCTGCTGA
- a CDS encoding purine-nucleoside phosphorylase: MRVNAITPVIAESDPHAAADAAAARLRELTGAETHDVALVMGSGWAPAAEALGAPEAEFPVTELPGFPPPAVEGHGGKIRSYKIGEKRALVFLGRTHYYEGRGVAAVAHGVRTAVAAGCKTIVLTNGCGGLREGMRPGQPVLISDHLNLTATSPIIGANFVDLTDLYSPRLRALCKEVDETLEEGVYVQLPGPHYETPAEINMIRVMGGDLVGMSTVLEAIAAREAGAEVLGISLVTNLAAGMTGEPLNHEEVLQAGRDSATRMGALLQQVLGRI; the protein is encoded by the coding sequence ATGCGCGTGAACGCAATTACTCCCGTCATCGCCGAGAGCGACCCCCACGCCGCCGCCGACGCGGCCGCCGCCCGCCTTCGCGAGCTGACCGGCGCCGAGACCCACGACGTCGCCCTGGTGATGGGCTCGGGTTGGGCCCCGGCCGCCGAAGCACTCGGCGCCCCCGAGGCCGAGTTCCCCGTCACCGAGCTGCCCGGCTTCCCGCCGCCGGCCGTCGAGGGACACGGCGGCAAGATCCGCTCGTACAAGATCGGTGAGAAGCGCGCCCTGGTCTTCCTCGGCCGCACCCACTACTACGAGGGCCGCGGTGTCGCCGCCGTCGCGCACGGCGTACGGACCGCCGTCGCCGCCGGCTGCAAGACCATCGTCCTCACCAACGGCTGCGGCGGTCTGCGCGAGGGCATGCGCCCCGGTCAGCCGGTGCTGATCAGCGACCACCTCAACCTGACCGCGACCTCCCCGATCATCGGGGCGAACTTCGTGGACCTCACCGACCTGTACTCGCCGCGGCTGCGTGCGCTGTGCAAGGAGGTCGACGAGACGCTGGAAGAGGGCGTGTACGTCCAGCTGCCCGGCCCGCACTACGAGACTCCGGCCGAGATCAACATGATCCGGGTCATGGGCGGCGACCTGGTCGGCATGTCGACCGTGCTCGAGGCGATCGCCGCGCGTGAGGCGGGGGCCGAGGTGCTCGGGATCTCGCTCGTCACGAATCTGGCCGCGGGCATGACCGGTGAGCCGCTCAACCACGAGGAAGTCCTGCAGGCCGGGCGGGACTCCGCCACTCGTATGGGTGCGCTGCTGCAGCAGGTGCTGGGGCGGATCTGA
- a CDS encoding phospho-sugar mutase, which yields MQHDELIERARTWLAEDPDAETREELAKLIDAEDVAELAARFSGTLQFGTAGLRGELGAGPMRMNRSVVIRAAAGLAAYLKAQGQDGGLVVIGYDARHKSADFARDTAAVMTGAGLRAAVLPRPLPTPVLAFAIRHLGAVAGVEVTASHNPPRDNGYKVYLGDGSQIVPPADAEIAAEIDAVAALADVPRPESGWETLGEEVLGAYLARTDAVLSAGSPRSARVVYTPMHGVGKDTLLAAFARAGFPAPVVVAEQAEPDPDFPTVAFPNPEEPGAMDLAFATAEREQPDLIIANDPDADRCAVAVRDGGAWRMLHGDQLGSLLAAHLVKRGVTGTFAESIVSSSLLGRIAAAAGLGYEETLTGFKWIARVDGLRYGYEEALGYCVDPEGVRDKDGITAALLVAELASELKEAGRTLLDLLDDLAVEHGLHATDQLSVRVEDLSVIADAMRKLRSAPPVSLAGLAVTSTEDLSQGSAALPPTDGLRYTLDGARVIVRPSGTEPKLKCYLEVVVPVEGDLPAARARATELLAAIKRDLAEAAGI from the coding sequence GTGCAGCACGACGAACTGATCGAGCGGGCCCGGACCTGGCTCGCCGAGGACCCCGACGCGGAGACTCGTGAGGAGCTGGCCAAGCTCATCGACGCCGAGGACGTCGCTGAGCTGGCGGCGCGGTTCAGCGGGACCCTGCAGTTCGGGACCGCCGGGCTGCGCGGGGAGCTCGGGGCCGGGCCGATGCGGATGAACCGGTCGGTCGTCATCCGGGCCGCAGCGGGGCTCGCCGCCTATCTCAAGGCGCAGGGGCAGGACGGCGGCCTTGTCGTCATCGGGTACGACGCGCGCCACAAGTCCGCCGACTTCGCCCGGGACACCGCGGCCGTGATGACCGGCGCCGGGCTGCGTGCCGCCGTGCTGCCGCGGCCGCTGCCCACGCCCGTGCTCGCCTTCGCCATAAGGCATCTGGGCGCGGTCGCGGGTGTCGAGGTCACGGCGAGCCACAACCCGCCCCGGGACAACGGCTACAAGGTGTACCTCGGCGACGGCTCGCAGATCGTGCCGCCCGCGGATGCGGAGATCGCCGCCGAGATCGACGCGGTGGCCGCACTCGCCGACGTACCGCGTCCGGAGAGTGGCTGGGAGACGCTGGGCGAGGAGGTCCTGGGGGCCTATCTGGCGCGTACCGACGCCGTTCTCTCCGCCGGGTCGCCGCGCAGCGCCCGGGTCGTCTACACGCCCATGCACGGCGTCGGCAAGGACACCCTGCTCGCCGCCTTCGCGCGGGCCGGGTTCCCCGCGCCGGTGGTCGTCGCCGAACAGGCCGAGCCCGACCCGGACTTCCCGACGGTCGCCTTCCCCAACCCGGAGGAGCCGGGCGCGATGGACCTCGCGTTCGCCACGGCCGAGCGGGAGCAGCCGGACCTGATCATCGCCAACGACCCGGACGCGGACCGCTGCGCCGTGGCCGTGCGCGACGGCGGGGCCTGGCGCATGCTGCACGGCGACCAGCTCGGCTCGCTGCTTGCCGCGCACCTGGTCAAGCGGGGCGTCACCGGCACCTTCGCCGAGTCGATCGTGTCGTCGTCGTTGCTCGGACGGATCGCGGCCGCGGCCGGGCTCGGCTACGAGGAGACGCTGACCGGCTTCAAGTGGATCGCCCGCGTGGACGGTCTGCGGTACGGGTACGAGGAGGCTCTCGGGTACTGCGTCGACCCCGAGGGCGTACGCGACAAGGACGGCATCACGGCGGCGCTGCTGGTCGCCGAGCTCGCGTCCGAGCTGAAGGAGGCGGGGCGTACGCTCCTCGACCTCCTCGACGACCTGGCGGTCGAGCACGGGTTGCACGCGACCGATCAGCTGTCCGTACGGGTCGAGGACCTTTCGGTGATCGCCGACGCGATGCGCAAGCTGCGCTCCGCTCCCCCGGTCTCGCTCGCGGGGCTCGCGGTGACGTCGACGGAGGACCTTTCGCAGGGTTCCGCCGCGCTCCCGCCCACCGACGGTCTGCGCTACACGCTGGACGGGGCGCGGGTGATCGTGCGGCCCAGCGGGACCGAGCCGAAGCTCAAGTGCTATCTGGAGGTCGTGGTTCCGGTCGAGGGTGATCTGCCTGCGGCCCGGGCCAGGGCTACGGAGCTGCTG